The Frankiaceae bacterium genome includes a region encoding these proteins:
- a CDS encoding phosphodiester glycosidase family protein, whose translation MRRPLASALFAVVTALQVPGAAATADEPLPFKVPPGYRVTHRERIAPGVGHVRLDSARPRHVVEVGFTRPRSGYRVTVEHAGERSAGPDRDLEGTSGLCGGCAYATNGDYAWRQPSRVVGRPIGGIVERGVVLVSPDPRHQQASYTYGGGFTTKRVTWSARVTSGRHALTVTGKNVPRDAGGLVLYTSDYVRSTGTPAAGAELTLALPGRAGNLVPNAPTTAAVVSFAEGAGDGAVRPGTVVLSGAGAQATALRRLWNGGGRGTRVEVTEALTPDDVWASVGAGHILLREGRRWLAPENAPHLTTTHPRTFAGAMRDGTLIHATVDGRERNAGRSVGMPLEEALAFFTALGAREVINLDGGGSTTFVRAGRVVNRPSDGYERPVTTALVVGPGRVPRHRAAPPPSAPRRPRPDLPDAELAAAVWVDDAPPGTPPAPTPFVVWVATGNAGAVALAFTVLWVRRGRPLLPPA comes from the coding sequence ATGCGTCGTCCCCTCGCCTCTGCCCTGTTCGCCGTCGTCACCGCGCTGCAGGTCCCTGGCGCGGCGGCCACTGCCGACGAGCCGCTGCCGTTCAAGGTCCCGCCCGGCTACCGCGTCACCCACCGCGAACGCATCGCGCCGGGCGTCGGGCACGTACGTCTCGACAGCGCGCGGCCGCGCCACGTCGTCGAGGTCGGCTTCACCCGCCCGCGCTCCGGCTACCGCGTCACCGTCGAGCACGCGGGCGAACGTTCGGCGGGCCCTGACCGCGACCTCGAGGGCACGAGCGGGCTCTGCGGCGGCTGCGCGTACGCCACCAACGGCGACTACGCGTGGCGGCAGCCGAGCCGCGTCGTCGGGCGCCCGATCGGCGGCATCGTCGAACGCGGCGTCGTCCTCGTCTCCCCCGACCCGCGCCACCAGCAGGCGAGCTACACGTACGGCGGCGGCTTCACGACGAAGCGCGTCACGTGGTCGGCGCGCGTGACCAGCGGGCGGCATGCGCTCACGGTGACCGGCAAGAACGTCCCCCGCGATGCGGGCGGCCTCGTCCTCTACACGTCCGACTACGTCCGTTCGACGGGGACGCCCGCGGCCGGCGCCGAGCTGACGCTCGCGCTGCCCGGCCGGGCGGGCAACCTCGTCCCGAACGCCCCCACGACAGCGGCCGTCGTGTCGTTCGCCGAGGGTGCCGGGGACGGCGCCGTACGGCCTGGGACGGTCGTGCTCTCCGGTGCCGGTGCGCAGGCGACGGCGCTGCGCAGGCTCTGGAACGGCGGCGGCCGCGGCACGCGCGTCGAGGTCACCGAGGCGCTCACGCCCGACGACGTCTGGGCGAGCGTCGGCGCGGGTCACATCCTGCTGCGCGAGGGCCGTCGCTGGCTCGCGCCGGAGAATGCGCCTCACCTCACGACGACGCACCCGCGAACGTTCGCCGGTGCGATGCGCGACGGGACGCTGATCCACGCCACGGTCGACGGCCGCGAGCGCAACGCCGGCCGCAGCGTCGGCATGCCGCTGGAGGAGGCGCTCGCGTTCTTCACCGCGCTCGGCGCGCGCGAGGTGATCAATCTGGACGGCGGCGGCTCGACGACGTTCGTCCGCGCCGGTCGCGTCGTGAACCGGCCCAGCGACGGCTACGAGCGCCCGGTCACGACCGCGCTCGTCGTCGGACCTGGGCGTGTCCCGCGGCACCGTGCCGCACCCCCGCCGAGCGCACCGCGCAGGCCGCGACCGGACCTGCCCGACGCGGAGCTCGCGGCGGCTGTCTGGGTGGACGACGCCCCGCCAGGGACGCCGCCCGCGCCGACACCGTTCGTCGTCTGGGTGGCAACGGGCAACGCCGGCGCGGTGGCGCTCGCGTTCACCGTGCTGTGGGTACGCCGCGGCCGCCCGCTGCTCCCGCCCGCCTGA
- a CDS encoding IPT/TIG domain-containing protein, translating to MNRLHNAVRRSGVVVAAALALAGLPAGPTVAATGTITSASPAFVANTGAETSVTFALSAAPMSPGEVLNVELSGPAGSAINETGTPEVDGSSVTATFDLRGASPGVYGVTIADATGGTVDEFTCASCLRVLATPPTVSAVSPTVRGASSPGATFTVTGTNFFDGASVRFLRDGANDSAITFPSSGSLTVGASHNTISGLLAVGAGAVPGTRDVEVTNTDGQRALCVECLTVTAAPSYVSLTPSTAGQGAVARSLALVGADFQPSMSATFYMPSSDTDLGGVTVTSFSVTEDGAATITANVADRGDTVNTTRDLVLRNPDGGTTRVANALTVTPEPVVSALTPSTLDGGAEGEDLVVTGTGLSSAPAFVFSGTGVTVNGYTPDASTPSTKGVLNVTTAPGATVAGRTITVENPDGGRSTSGTVLTVGATPTVTEVTPRALGRGASGRPITIKGTNFDTSNGGTAVAVTIPGITLSGVVATSTTTITANASVPGTAEVGTLDVSVLNTAAGRRGRATCAGCFSVDTFSVDSVTPSAVLNSATYLLDVTGSGLPVDKEITATLTRNVARAGQDPIVFDGTTNSDGTRFAGSVDLRQVAPGAYTLRLADGDAVGTCTCTFSVVAETAPVLTSVTPSSAPQGTTGRELTLKGSGFTRGTDVRFGTGVTKAGDVTFVDATTLTVPVDVAQNATVGAVPVTVMVPSFGSDTESTCAACFSVTKSPTVTSVSRASRGQGAPAIGITVTGTDFAPGATVSAGDGVEVTDVLWVSATQMTFTATIAGDAVPGPRTVTVTNPDGGAGSCACFAVTPRPQTASIAPPGGAQGSNGVEVVLSGTGYQNGAGVSFGDDVIVSSVTGSGETLTATLDLRAANTGAHPVVVTNPDGGTAACECVFTVSQPPTITGLTPASRGAGSVNQPVTIMGSKFADSATVSFAEPGITVVDTDVVDESRIDVVLSIAGDVAPGTRSVTVTNLDSGQSANCAACFTVNPKPALDAAAYTAQRNRDAVVVMLSGSGFQPGAVGADLGDDITVTDAQALTASSVRVTFDVGDDASLGARDITVVNGDGGRATCASCLTVTTPRVFTVAGDTSPTSGDAESYTVTAHVSSAEDSATDTSYTGVPVLSADGDEKFSGGTCAAAVNGVSTCSGVVFGDLGDALLNVSGTGGDADLGGTRAVTVEPVSLTFSPAAPKTAQADSPVSFTVRPVAGVSGASISGYDAARTAHVTGSSPSTVPLNCGSAVCTFTLTFGSTGSKTVRVSDDGTPSVSTPTTSLTVGTGTKIEGFRVSASRLVAGQSITMRGSLLETDGTPLAGSTVRLYVKGGGFRSWVLWHSVTTDGAGAFAKTARMTRTRSIKAVYLPPNASYTRSESPVKTVLVATRVTVTSPDSGTRVAAGRTFTVRGTTYPGKPGVTAYLFWRKADGSVAVLRRAEIARNGSFALSRSLPRGTYTLQVGVPATVGNTSGRSALFTLRVV from the coding sequence ATGAACCGCCTCCATAACGCCGTTCGCCGGTCCGGCGTCGTCGTCGCAGCAGCCCTCGCGCTCGCCGGCCTGCCCGCCGGTCCGACCGTCGCCGCGACGGGCACGATCACGTCGGCGTCGCCGGCGTTCGTCGCCAACACGGGCGCCGAGACGTCGGTGACGTTCGCGCTCTCGGCCGCGCCCATGTCGCCGGGCGAAGTTCTGAACGTCGAGCTGAGCGGCCCCGCCGGCTCGGCCATCAACGAGACCGGCACCCCCGAGGTCGACGGCTCGTCGGTCACCGCGACGTTCGACCTGCGCGGCGCCTCGCCCGGCGTCTACGGCGTGACGATCGCGGACGCGACCGGAGGCACCGTCGACGAGTTCACCTGCGCGTCGTGCCTGCGCGTCCTCGCGACGCCGCCCACCGTCAGCGCCGTCTCGCCGACCGTCCGCGGCGCGAGCTCGCCCGGCGCGACGTTCACCGTGACCGGCACGAACTTCTTCGACGGCGCGTCCGTGCGCTTCCTCCGCGACGGCGCCAACGACAGCGCGATCACGTTCCCCTCGTCGGGCTCCCTCACCGTCGGCGCGAGCCACAACACGATCAGCGGCCTGCTCGCCGTCGGCGCCGGCGCGGTGCCCGGCACCCGCGACGTCGAGGTCACCAACACCGACGGCCAGCGCGCGCTCTGCGTCGAGTGCCTGACCGTGACGGCCGCGCCGTCGTACGTCTCCCTGACGCCGTCCACCGCCGGCCAGGGCGCGGTAGCGCGCTCGCTGGCGCTCGTCGGCGCGGACTTCCAGCCGTCGATGTCGGCGACGTTCTACATGCCGTCGTCCGACACGGACCTCGGCGGCGTCACCGTCACGTCGTTCTCCGTCACCGAGGACGGCGCGGCGACCATCACGGCCAACGTCGCCGACCGCGGCGACACCGTGAACACCACCCGCGACCTCGTCCTGCGCAACCCCGACGGCGGCACGACCCGCGTCGCGAACGCGCTCACCGTCACGCCCGAGCCGGTCGTCAGCGCGCTGACGCCGTCGACCCTCGACGGCGGCGCGGAGGGCGAGGACCTCGTCGTCACCGGTACGGGTCTGTCGTCGGCGCCGGCGTTCGTCTTCTCGGGGACGGGTGTCACCGTCAACGGCTACACGCCCGACGCGTCCACGCCCTCGACCAAGGGCGTGCTGAACGTCACCACCGCGCCCGGCGCGACCGTCGCGGGCCGCACGATCACCGTCGAGAACCCCGACGGCGGCCGCTCCACGTCCGGCACCGTCCTCACCGTCGGCGCCACGCCGACCGTCACCGAGGTCACGCCGCGCGCGCTCGGCCGCGGCGCGTCCGGCCGCCCGATCACCATCAAGGGCACGAACTTCGACACGTCGAACGGCGGCACCGCCGTCGCCGTCACGATCCCCGGCATCACGCTCTCCGGCGTCGTCGCCACGTCCACGACGACCATCACCGCGAACGCGTCGGTCCCCGGCACCGCCGAGGTCGGCACGCTCGACGTGTCGGTGCTCAACACCGCCGCCGGCCGCCGCGGCCGCGCGACGTGCGCGGGCTGCTTCTCCGTCGACACGTTCTCCGTCGACAGCGTCACGCCGTCCGCGGTGCTGAACTCCGCGACGTACCTCCTCGACGTCACCGGCTCGGGTCTGCCGGTCGACAAGGAGATCACCGCGACCCTGACCCGCAACGTCGCGCGGGCCGGCCAGGACCCGATCGTCTTCGACGGCACGACCAACAGTGACGGCACCCGCTTCGCCGGTTCGGTGGACCTGCGGCAGGTGGCGCCGGGCGCGTACACGCTGCGGCTCGCCGACGGCGACGCGGTCGGGACGTGCACGTGCACGTTCAGCGTCGTCGCGGAGACCGCGCCGGTGCTGACGTCGGTGACGCCGTCCAGCGCGCCGCAGGGCACGACCGGCCGCGAGCTGACGCTCAAGGGGAGCGGCTTCACGCGCGGCACCGACGTGCGCTTCGGCACCGGCGTGACCAAGGCGGGCGACGTGACGTTCGTCGATGCGACGACGCTGACCGTCCCCGTCGACGTCGCGCAGAACGCGACCGTCGGCGCCGTCCCCGTGACCGTGATGGTGCCGTCGTTCGGGTCGGACACCGAGTCGACCTGCGCCGCGTGCTTCTCCGTCACGAAGAGCCCGACGGTCACGTCGGTCAGCCGCGCGAGCCGCGGCCAGGGCGCCCCGGCCATCGGCATCACGGTCACCGGCACCGACTTCGCGCCGGGCGCCACCGTGTCCGCCGGTGACGGCGTCGAGGTGACCGACGTGCTGTGGGTCAGCGCGACGCAGATGACGTTCACGGCGACCATCGCCGGCGACGCCGTGCCCGGTCCGCGCACCGTCACCGTCACCAACCCCGACGGCGGCGCGGGCAGCTGCGCCTGCTTCGCGGTGACGCCGCGGCCGCAGACCGCGTCCATCGCGCCGCCGGGCGGCGCCCAGGGCAGCAACGGCGTCGAGGTCGTCCTCTCCGGCACCGGCTACCAGAACGGTGCGGGCGTGTCGTTCGGCGACGACGTCATCGTCTCGAGCGTCACCGGCAGCGGCGAGACGCTGACCGCGACGCTCGACCTGCGCGCGGCCAACACCGGCGCGCACCCCGTCGTCGTCACCAATCCCGACGGCGGGACGGCGGCGTGCGAGTGCGTGTTCACCGTGTCGCAGCCGCCGACCATCACAGGCCTCACGCCGGCCAGCCGCGGCGCCGGCTCGGTGAACCAGCCGGTGACGATCATGGGCTCGAAGTTCGCCGACTCGGCCACGGTGTCGTTCGCCGAGCCGGGCATCACCGTGGTCGACACCGACGTGGTCGACGAGTCCCGCATCGACGTCGTCCTCTCCATCGCCGGTGACGTCGCGCCCGGCACGCGCAGCGTGACCGTGACCAACCTCGACAGCGGCCAGTCGGCCAACTGCGCGGCGTGCTTCACCGTCAACCCGAAGCCGGCGCTCGACGCCGCGGCGTACACCGCGCAGCGCAACCGCGACGCCGTCGTCGTCATGTTGAGCGGCTCCGGCTTCCAGCCAGGTGCGGTCGGCGCGGACCTCGGCGACGACATCACGGTCACCGACGCGCAGGCGCTCACGGCGTCGTCGGTGCGGGTGACGTTCGACGTCGGCGACGACGCGTCGCTCGGCGCGCGCGACATCACCGTCGTCAACGGCGACGGCGGCCGCGCCACGTGCGCGTCCTGCCTGACGGTGACGACGCCGCGGGTGTTCACCGTCGCGGGCGACACGTCGCCTACGTCGGGCGACGCCGAGTCGTACACCGTCACCGCGCACGTCTCGTCCGCCGAGGACTCGGCGACCGACACGTCGTACACCGGTGTGCCCGTGCTCTCCGCGGACGGTGACGAGAAGTTCAGCGGCGGCACCTGCGCGGCGGCCGTCAACGGCGTCAGCACCTGCTCCGGCGTCGTCTTCGGCGACCTCGGCGACGCGCTGCTCAACGTCTCCGGCACCGGCGGCGACGCCGACCTCGGCGGCACCCGCGCGGTGACCGTGGAGCCGGTGTCGCTGACGTTCAGCCCGGCGGCGCCGAAGACCGCGCAGGCGGACTCGCCGGTGTCGTTCACCGTGCGTCCCGTCGCGGGTGTCAGCGGCGCGTCGATCAGTGGCTACGACGCCGCGCGCACCGCGCACGTCACCGGCTCCTCGCCGTCGACCGTGCCGCTGAACTGCGGCTCGGCGGTGTGCACGTTCACGCTGACGTTCGGCTCGACCGGCTCCAAGACCGTGCGGGTCTCCGACGACGGCACGCCGAGCGTCTCGACGCCGACGACCTCGCTCACCGTCGGCACGGGCACGAAGATCGAGGGGTTCCGCGTGTCGGCGTCACGGCTGGTCGCGGGGCAGTCGATCACGATGCGCGGGTCGCTGCTCGAGACCGACGGCACGCCGCTCGCCGGCTCGACCGTGCGGCTCTACGTCAAGGGCGGCGGCTTCCGGTCGTGGGTGCTCTGGCACTCCGTGACGACCGACGGCGCCGGGGCGTTCGCGAAGACCGCGCGGATGACGCGGACGCGTTCCATCAAGGCCGTCTACCTGCCGCCGAACGCGTCGTACACGCGGTCGGAGTCCCCGGTGAAGACGGTGCTCGTCGCGACGCGGGTGACCGTGACCTCCCCGGACAGCGGCACGCGCGTCGCGGCCGGGCGGACGTTCACCGTGCGCGGGACGACGTACCCGGGCAAGCCCGGTGTGACGGCGTACCTGTTCTGGCGCAAGGCGGACGGGTCGGTCGCGGTACTGCGGCGCGCGGAGATCGCGCGGAACGGCTCGTTCGCGCTGTCGCGCTCGCTGCCGCGCGGGACGTACACGCTGCAGGTCGGTGTGCCGGCGACGGTCGGCAACACGAGCGGACGCTCGGCTCTCTTCACGCTGCGCGTCGTCTAG
- a CDS encoding HAMP domain-containing sensor histidine kinase: MSPSRSRPRVGLRSRLILMFGVGGLLLATFLAVLTYSLARGYLLDQREGAAVRAARANAGAVATRLRAADTDLPGVLDALGRRSGGDAEAFLYVDGEFFGAAITPTPQRLPRSFVTALSEGDAVRQRFTVPGQPRLAIGVPLTGSDAAYVEVVSLAELERTLRTLSSALLVAAALTCVAFAGLGWLASRRVLRPVTDVAQAASAIAEGRLGTRLDVGGDKDLRPLADSFNAMADALQRRIERDARFTADVSHELRSPLTALATSFSVLEAHETEMTERPRRATRLLAHEITRFTGLVEDLLEMSRADAGLPVELDEVRLDDLVRRTLDRTPYAAVPLDVEGPITVMGDKRRLDRVLVNLLDNAAHHGGGAVRVGVRTAGRVARIEVDDTGPGVAAEEREHVFERFARGAVGADRRRGRGAGLGLALVREHVRAHGGTVRVEDRPGGGARFVVDLPLAAS; encoded by the coding sequence GTGAGCCCATCGCGTTCCAGGCCGCGCGTCGGCCTGCGCTCGCGGCTCATCCTCATGTTCGGCGTCGGCGGGCTCCTGCTCGCGACGTTCCTCGCGGTGCTCACGTACTCCCTCGCCCGCGGCTACCTGCTCGACCAGCGCGAGGGCGCCGCCGTGCGCGCCGCGCGGGCCAATGCCGGCGCCGTCGCGACGCGGCTGCGCGCCGCCGACACCGACCTGCCAGGCGTGCTCGACGCGCTGGGCCGGCGGTCGGGCGGCGACGCGGAGGCGTTCCTCTACGTCGACGGCGAGTTCTTCGGGGCGGCGATCACGCCGACGCCGCAACGCCTCCCGCGCTCGTTCGTCACCGCGCTGTCGGAGGGGGACGCCGTACGCCAGCGCTTCACGGTGCCCGGGCAGCCGCGGCTCGCGATCGGGGTCCCGCTCACCGGCAGCGACGCGGCGTACGTCGAGGTAGTCAGCCTCGCCGAGCTCGAACGCACGCTGCGGACGTTGTCGAGCGCGCTGCTCGTCGCGGCGGCGCTGACCTGCGTGGCGTTCGCCGGGCTCGGCTGGCTGGCGAGCCGCCGCGTGCTGCGCCCGGTCACCGACGTCGCGCAGGCCGCGTCGGCGATCGCGGAGGGGCGGCTCGGGACGCGGCTCGACGTCGGCGGCGACAAGGACCTGCGGCCGCTCGCGGACTCGTTCAACGCGATGGCCGACGCGCTGCAACGCCGCATCGAGCGCGACGCGCGCTTCACCGCCGACGTGAGCCACGAGCTGCGCTCGCCGCTCACCGCACTCGCCACGTCGTTCTCGGTGCTGGAGGCGCACGAGACCGAGATGACCGAACGCCCCCGCCGCGCGACGCGCCTGCTCGCGCACGAGATCACGCGCTTCACCGGGCTGGTCGAGGACCTGCTGGAGATGTCGCGCGCCGACGCGGGGCTGCCGGTGGAGCTCGACGAGGTGCGGCTCGACGACCTCGTACGGCGCACGCTCGACCGCACGCCGTACGCCGCCGTCCCCCTCGACGTCGAGGGCCCGATCACGGTGATGGGCGACAAGCGGCGGCTCGACCGGGTGCTCGTCAACCTGCTCGACAACGCCGCCCACCACGGCGGCGGTGCGGTACGCGTGGGCGTACGAACGGCAGGGCGCGTCGCGCGGATCGAGGTGGACGACACCGGTCCTGGGGTTGCCGCCGAGGAGCGCGAGCACGTCTTCGAACGCTTCGCGCGCGGCGCCGTCGGCGCGGACCGCAGGCGAGGCCGCGGCGCCGGGCTCGGCCTCGCGCTCGTCCGCGAGCACGTCCGCGCGCACGGCGGCACGGTCCGCGTCGAGGACAGACCGGGCGGCGGCGCGCGGTTCGTCGTGGACCTGCCCCTGGCCGCGTCGTGA
- a CDS encoding GerMN domain-containing protein, with amino-acid sequence MRAALVACALLLTSCGVRPEGTPHRLDDAAVPVAPGSPIARPAGVTVHLVREGRVVPVRRIVVAPPTLGGRLASLTRGPDDREAADGLTTAIGDRAVAVSVDGGVAAVELTAGFEALTVTERALAAAQVVFTLTEDGGVRAVRFTAGGDAVAVPRAPGPPTTKPVNRDDYATLGG; translated from the coding sequence GTGAGGGCGGCCTTGGTGGCGTGCGCGCTGCTGCTGACGTCATGCGGCGTACGTCCCGAGGGGACCCCGCACCGCCTCGACGACGCCGCGGTGCCCGTCGCGCCCGGGTCGCCGATCGCGCGCCCCGCCGGCGTCACCGTCCACCTCGTCCGCGAGGGCCGCGTCGTGCCTGTACGCCGCATCGTCGTCGCCCCGCCGACCCTCGGCGGGCGGCTCGCGTCGCTGACCCGCGGCCCCGACGACAGGGAGGCCGCCGACGGCCTGACGACCGCGATCGGGGACCGCGCCGTCGCGGTGTCGGTCGACGGTGGCGTCGCCGCGGTCGAGCTGACCGCGGGCTTCGAGGCGCTGACGGTGACGGAGCGGGCGCTCGCGGCGGCGCAGGTGGTGTTCACGCTGACGGAGGACGGCGGCGTACGCGCCGTCCGTTTCACCGCCGGCGGCGACGCCGTCGCGGTGCCGCGCGCGCCCGGTCCGCCGACGACGAAGCCAGTGAACCGGGACGACTACGCCACCCTCGGCGGCTGA
- a CDS encoding response regulator transcription factor, which translates to MTHVLLVEDDEGIRASMRLALESEGYSVAEAESTEDALPAFAARAADVVLVDLMLPGKDGFECCKLLRRTSDVPIIMVTARSDSHDVVAGLEAGADDYVTKPFVMKELTARIRASLRRARDGRSVNAPIVVGDLEIRPDEGTVLLAGEEVSLTKTEFRLLCEMAATPGRVFSREVLLDSVWGYGYFGDARLVDVHIRRLRTKVEPDPRTPRHVVTVRGLGYKVQG; encoded by the coding sequence ATGACCCACGTGCTGCTCGTCGAGGACGACGAAGGCATCCGTGCCTCGATGCGTCTCGCGCTCGAGAGCGAGGGGTACTCCGTCGCGGAGGCGGAGAGCACCGAGGACGCGCTGCCGGCGTTCGCCGCGCGCGCGGCCGACGTCGTACTCGTCGACCTGATGCTCCCGGGCAAGGACGGCTTCGAGTGCTGCAAGCTGCTGCGCCGTACGAGCGACGTCCCGATCATCATGGTGACGGCGCGCTCCGACAGCCACGACGTCGTCGCGGGTCTCGAGGCCGGCGCCGACGACTACGTCACCAAGCCGTTCGTCATGAAGGAGCTGACCGCGCGCATCCGCGCGTCGCTGCGGCGGGCGCGTGACGGCCGTTCGGTCAACGCCCCCATCGTCGTCGGCGACCTGGAGATCCGCCCCGACGAGGGGACGGTGCTGCTCGCCGGCGAGGAGGTCTCGCTGACGAAGACGGAGTTCCGGCTGCTCTGCGAGATGGCCGCGACGCCGGGCCGCGTGTTCAGCCGCGAGGTGCTGCTCGACTCGGTCTGGGGCTACGGCTACTTCGGCGACGCGCGGCTCGTCGACGTGCACATCCGGCGGCTGCGCACGAAGGTCGAGCCCGACCCGCGGACGCCGCGGCACGTCGTGACAGTGCGGGGGCTCGGGTACAAGGTGCAGGGGTGA